The nucleotide window TGAAAGAAAAATCGAAAATATTCCTCCTAAAATATACAAAAAAATATAGAATCTCACTGTTTCCGAGATATTTTCATATCTCAAAAGTCCTCCTACAGCCATCATCAGCTTTATATCTCCAAAGCCTATCAATTCTTTTTTTACATAATCTTCAACAATATAAAGAAAAAGCAAAGGCATGGAAAATGCACAAATTCCCAAATACCATTCAGTTAAATAGTTAAAATACAAAGCTTTCAAAAAACCCATTGCCAAAAGTATCAGAAATCCTCTTTCGGGAATAATTTTTCTTTTTATATCAATAATAAAAATGTATGCCAGACTTACATATTCTATTATATTTAATAAAGTCACATACATAATTTATTTCCTTATCTCTTCTCCCGGAAAAGCCTTACTGTCGGCATCTATTTTCGCGTAAACTTCTCCTTTATCATAAATCATTGTCCCCTTTATATTTCCTATTTTAAAATTTCCCGAAGTATTCATTCCTATTCCCAGTTTTTGTAAATTTCCCTGTTCCGTCAGTACATCCTGCAGATTTTTCGGACTGTCTCCCCCATGATCTATGCTCCATGAAGTAGAAGAATTATTCAATTCGGCAACAGCTCCTATTACTTTACTTCTGTTTGCTTTATTCAGATATTTTCCCACTTGTGGCACTGCAATAGCTGAAATAATAGTTATAATTGCCACTACAAGTATAACCTCAATTAATGTAAAACCTTTTTTCATGGACTTTTTTTGATTATATTTTTTCTTTTCCATATAACCCTCCCTCATTTTAATTTTTTACTAATTATTTATACCTTATTTTTTAAATTTTGTCAAACATTTTTTAATAATAATCTAATGCTACAAAAAAACAAGGGATTGAACCCTTATCCTTTATCTTAGTAAATATCTCCACGACTATTAATCTCAATAACTTCAATAATTCTTATTTCATCTTCGACAGTAAATAAGGCTCTATATTTACCTATTCTCATTCTAAATGAATTCGGTATAGACCTGTAATATTCTATATCAAAATTTTGAAAATTGTTATAAAAGTCTTCTGATAATTCGGAAAAATTTTTAAAAAACTTTTTCCCGAAATCTTTGTTTTTTTTCATAAATTTTTCTGCTTTTTTTAAATACTTTACTTTATAGGAGATCTTCAATCTTAATCTCCTTTCCTTTATCTTTTTTATCTTTATTTTTCATTGCTTCAACAATTTCATACTCTTCATCTTCAGGAACAGTAGAACAATGAGCACGTAAAAAAGCAGATAAATCAAGTTCTTCCTGTTCTTTAACATAATTTACAGCTGCTTTTCTGACCAATTCAGAAAAACTAATTCCGATTTTTTTGGCAAATCTGTCTACAATGTAAAAATCATCTGAATTTATTGTAATATTTTTTCTTAACATTCCTTCACGATAAACTTCCTTAGCCATTTTATCAACTCCTATCAATTTTTTACATCTTTTTCTATTACAATTTCATTATACACAACACACACACTTTATGTCAAGTATGTATTATGTATAAGGTATGCTTACTCCATCCCTCTCAAAATCAAATTAAAATCATAGATGTTTGAAAATGGAATAATCCCTGCTCCTATAGCTGAAGCTTTAGTTAAAAGTTTCGGAAATATAATCTTTTCGGAATTTTTGCCCAATTTACAGTTTTCTTTTTTAATTTTCTCTATTAAAATCGGTTTTATTTTATTTTCGTAAGGTGCCCAAATTCCGCCGACAATAACACAGTCCAAATCAAAAATCAGAAAAAGATTCATTATTCCTGTAGCGAGATAATCAAAGTATTCGTTCATTTGGTTAAAAATATTGTTATTACTTTTTTTCTCATAAATGTCTATTAATTCATCCAAACCTTTTAAATTATTTTCTTTAATCAGTTTATCTATTATTTTTGATGATACATATTTATCCCAGCAGCCTTTTCTTCCGCACTCACACTGCCTTCCTTTATAATCAATAACCATATGCCCTATTTCTCCTGCATGTTGAAGACTTCCCGAATAAATGGAATTTTCCATAATTATTCCCCCGCCGATTCCTTCATAAATAGACAAATAAATGGAATTTCTGTATTGTTTCGAGCTTCCTATAAGATTTTCGGCATATGCAGCATAATCAGCTTCATTTCCTATATAGATCGGCATTTTAAAAGTTTCTTTTAATCCTTCAAGAGAATAATCCTTTATATTTACTATAGGAGATTCTTCCAGTTTCAGTTTTCTGTCGTTGACAATTCCAGGAAATGCAATACCTATACCCAATATCTGATCTATAGTTATTTTACTATGCACAATCGATTTATAAATAATATTTTTCAGCTCTTCTTCGAGATTATTTATATTATACTTTTCCTGTAATTTGTATATCGTACATAAATTTAAATTAAGTATTATCAGTGTCAGACTTTCCTGTCTTATTTCTATTCCGACAGTATAAATATTTTCCGGATTTATTTCAAATATAACCGGCTTTCTGCCTGACTCCGAATTAATTACTCCACTTTCTTTTATGAGTCCTATTTTTACTAATTCATTCAAATAGAGAGTTACTGTAGGTATTGTAACATCAATGTACTTTGATAGCTGAACTTTTGTAACTTTCTTTTGAGAATATATATAACTTAAAATTTTTTTATGATAGTTATTTGGTACCAACTCCATATTTTTCTCCTACATAATTAAGAATATTTTTTATATTGTGTATTATATCATATTTTCCTTATTAAAAATAATTTGCCTTGAAATTATTAAATATAAAAAGAGAGAATTAATCGTTTATGTAATTCTCTCTAAAATATAAAATTTATTTCATAAATCGATCATAAGCTTTCTGCTGTATTTGCTCTGCTTTTTTTAATCCTATCTGTTCTATTCTTTTTATATATTCCTCCCAGTCTTTATCAACATCTGACACTCCCATAATCCATTTTTGAGACATTTCTTCTACATAAGCATTTAATTGTGTATTTATTTTGGAAAAATCTTCTGCTTCTTCTTTTGTATATTTTAAGGATGGTAATAACTCATGAACATAATTGTTTTTAATATATGTATCTATTGCTTCAACAGCCTCTTTAGGATACCATTGTCTCTCATATTCTGCATCCTGAGCAACTCCCAGCCTAAACTGTGCTCCTGTTTCTTTAAGTACCTGTAAAGCAGTTTTCCCCTCCGTATTATTTAAAACTTTATCAGTAAATAAAGGTTTTCCGTCTTTCAATACCCATTCACTTCCCTCTATTCCGTAATTCCATAATCGTCGTCCTTCTTCACTGTACCAGAAATCAAAATATTTAATAGCTTCTATTACTTTTTTTGATTTTGAACTTATACCCCATGCACCGTACTCAGTCGTTCTTGCCTGATAAGTCTGATTATTATTTTTATATTTTGGCGGAGCAATAAAAGCTAAATCAAAGTCGGGAATATTCTTTCCTAATTTTTCATTATAGGAAGCCGTACTTCCGAACCAGTCATTAGTATAACCTCCTATGTTGTTAGATAACATATAATCTCTTGAAACTAATCCTCTTGTAAAAATTTCCTTATCTATAAGTCCCTCTTTATACCATTGGGCAATGTTTTTTATCGCCTCTCTAAATTCAGGCTGTACAGCCCCGAATTTTATTTTTCCTGCAGAATCTTCATACCAGAATGTTCTTGCTTTAAATACATCAACCAATAATCTTATCGTATCTTTCGGAGACTCTGAACGAAAGAAAAAAGGGATTTCATCTTTTTTTCCATTACCGTTAGGATCTTTATCTCTGAATGCGGTAAGTACATTATATAATTCTTCGGTAGTTTCTGGTTCTTTTAAATTCAATTTTTTCAGCCAGTCTTTTCTTATAAAATACCCTGTTGACGGCATAGAATTAAAATAATCATAATAATTCGGAATAACATAGATATGACCGTCTGCAGCAATCGCATCTTTTTTATATCTCGGATTTTGTTCCCAGAATTTTTTGATATTTGGAGCATATTTTTCTATTAAATCTTCCAACGGAACAAGCCCGCCCTCCATTCCGAGTCTTTCCAGTACTGCCGTATCCATATATGATACAATGTCGGGTAATTGACCCGAAGATACAAGTAAATTATATGCTTCAGTTTGATTTGTCTGATTTTGTGATGCAACGTTTTTTAAACGGATATTTGTCATTTCTGTTGCTTTTTTGAATATCGGCCATTCAGTATTTAAAGCTTTTCCCGAATCCATTGCAAATATAGACAATTCTGTTTCTTTTTCAGTAATTAAATATCCCTTCAAATTCTTATTTTCATTCATTTTGAATTTTTCTTTTTCACAGGAAAAAAAGAGCACAACTATTAAAATAAATAAAATCTTTTTAAATATAATTTTTTCAGACATTATATTTTCCTCCACTCTATATTTTTAAAAATTATTACTATTAAATTTTATCCTATATTTATATTTTGTCAATATTTTTCTGTATAAAATTATATCAGTTTTTCCTCTTTCAGAACATTATAAAATCTATTCAAAAATTCTTCAATATTTTTCTTTGGGGTTGCTAAATTTACTCTTATAAAGCCTTTTCCCTCTTCACCGAAATGACTTCCTGTATAAATTTTTAGTTTCGCTTTTTCCAATAAAATTCTATTTAATTCTTCTTCTGGAATATTTAATTTTCTATAATCTACCCATACTAAATATGTTCCTTCAGATTTTATTACTTCCAATTGAGGAATTTTTTCCGATATATATTTTTCAAGATACTCTTTGTTCTTTTTTATATAATTCATAACCTCTTCTACCCAATACTCACATTTATTATAAGCTTCTTCAGTTATTCCCGCTCCAAAAATATTAGGATTGTGTATTATGGCTTTATCCAGTATTTCTGAAACCTGTTCCCTAATTTGTTTATTCGGAATTATTAAATTTGATGCTATTACTCCCGGAACATTAAAAGTTTTAGTTATAGAATTACAAACTATTCCTAAATTTTCTGCATCTTTAGATATACTTGTTATAGGAATATGCTTATAAGGCGAAAATACCAAATCACAATGGATTTCATCCGAAATCAATATCAAATTATGTTTTTTACAAAATTCAACAATTTCCTCCAATTCTTCTCTCAAAAACACTTTTCCTGTGGGATTATGGGGATTGCACAAAAGAAATATTTTTGTATTTTTATCTATTTTCTCTTCTAATTTAGATAAATTCATTTCATATTTTCCGTTTTTTAAAATTAGAGGATTTCTTATAATTTTTCTTTTGTTTTTAACTATAACATCATTTAACATCGGATAAGCAGGTGTTTGAAGTATTATTCCATCCCCGACTTCTGTAATATTTTGTATAATTAAGCTTATACTTATTCCTATTCTCGGTGAATATACTATCCAATCTTTATCTATTTCCCAGTTATGCTTTTTTGAAAACCAGTTTATTACTGACTGATAATAGCTTTCAGGTAAAATTGTATATCCAAAAACTCCGTGATTTACTATCTCGTTCATTTTATTTATCATTTCTTCGGGAGAGCGAAAATCCATATCGGCAACTGCCATATGCAAATATTCTCCTTTTTTTCCTTGAATAAAACTATCCCATTTTGCTGAATTTGTACCGTATCTGTCTATTATTCTGTCAAAATTACTCATTTTCTATACCTCCTTTATTTTTTTCTTCTTCTAAATATTCCTGATAAATTTTATCTTTTTCATCAAGTTTTGCTATAAATTTACCTGAATACCCCCAAATTATTGCAAAAATACATCCTGAATAACATAAAATCGCCCACGGCAAATATTCTAATGTTTTTACTCCTAAAGTTGTCGCCATATAAACTCCTGCAGCTGTCCAAGGAACTAACGGCTCTATAACTGTAGCTCCATCTTCCAATGTTCTTGATAAATTTTTAGGATGTAATTTTTTTGAAAGATATTTGTTCTTAAACATTTCTCCCGGAATAAGTATTGATAATTGTCCGTTAGAAGTAACACATACCGCAACAAAACATGAAATCAATGTAGACAGTATTAATCCTCCTGTAGACTTTACATTTTTTAACAGTTTTTTCAAAACTATATCTAATGAATCCGTAACCGCTATCGCTCCTGCAAATCCGTATGCACAAAATGCGATTAATACTGTTCCGAGCATAGAATTCATTCCTCCTCTGTTTAATAGTCTCGGTATATCCGCAATGATATTTTCAGTATTTAATCCTGAAACCATTGAAATATTAAACCCGTCTATGGTAGCCTCAAAAGCCTGTTGCAATGTAAAGTGTTGAAAAACTACGGCATTAAACAATGCAATTGCACTTGATATTAGCATAACAGGAATTGTCGGCTTTTTCTTTATTGATCCGAATAAAACTATTACAGGAGGTAATAAGACTAACAAATTCCAATTAAATATACTGTTTAATGTATCTAATATTATCGTTACTTTTTCAGGTGTAACAGCATTTCCGGAAGAAATGTTAAATCCTATTAATGTATATACTATTGAAGCCAAAATAAATGCAGGTCCTGTAGTCCAAACCATATGTCCTATATGCTCGTATAGAGTCGTTCCCGCTGCAATAGGAGCTAAATTTGTAGTATCAGACAACGGTGACATTTTATCTCCAAAATACGCTCCTGAAACTACAGCTCCGGCAACAACAGGTAATGGTGCTCCTATACCTGCTGCCACACCCATAAGTGCTACTCCTACTGTTCCTGCAGATCCCCATGAAGTTCCCGTACAAATTGAAACAAATGCTGTAACAAGAAAAGATGTAATTATTATAAATTTAGGACTTATTATTTTTAATCCGTAATATATCATCATCGGTATTGTTCCGCCTATCATCCAGCTCCCGATTAAAAGTCCTACAATTATTAAAATCAAAATTGCAGGCATTGTTTTTGATAATTTATTTACTATGGAATTCATTATATCATCCCATGTGTATCCATTTTTTACAGCTATAATACTTGCCAGACTTGCAGATATAAGCATCAGTATTTCCGCACGAAGTCCGTATATTCCGTATCCTATTCCTAAAAGTAGTATCATAAATATTATAGGCATTACCGCTTCTATAAAGCTTACTTTTCTTTTCATTTTTTCCTCCGTTTACAAACTATTTATTTTTTTATATTCATCTTTTAATGAACTGTATAAACCTTTATACACTTCATATCTTCTTTTATATTCTTTGTGATTTTCTGAATTCGGTTCTAAAATATCCGTAATTTTAATTAATTCTC belongs to Pseudoleptotrichia goodfellowii and includes:
- a CDS encoding ROK family transcriptional regulator, which encodes MELVPNNYHKKILSYIYSQKKVTKVQLSKYIDVTIPTVTLYLNELVKIGLIKESGVINSESGRKPVIFEINPENIYTVGIEIRQESLTLIILNLNLCTIYKLQEKYNINNLEEELKNIIYKSIVHSKITIDQILGIGIAFPGIVNDRKLKLEESPIVNIKDYSLEGLKETFKMPIYIGNEADYAAYAENLIGSSKQYRNSIYLSIYEGIGGGIIMENSIYSGSLQHAGEIGHMVIDYKGRQCECGRKGCWDKYVSSKIIDKLIKENNLKGLDELIDIYEKKSNNNIFNQMNEYFDYLATGIMNLFLIFDLDCVIVGGIWAPYENKIKPILIEKIKKENCKLGKNSEKIIFPKLLTKASAIGAGIIPFSNIYDFNLILRGME
- a CDS encoding prepilin-type N-terminal cleavage/methylation domain-containing protein — its product is MEKKKYNQKKSMKKGFTLIEVILVVAIITIISAIAVPQVGKYLNKANRSKVIGAVAELNNSSTSWSIDHGGDSPKNLQDVLTEQGNLQKLGIGMNTSGNFKIGNIKGTMIYDKGEVYAKIDADSKAFPGEEIRK
- a CDS encoding MalY/PatB family protein; this encodes MSNFDRIIDRYGTNSAKWDSFIQGKKGEYLHMAVADMDFRSPEEMINKMNEIVNHGVFGYTILPESYYQSVINWFSKKHNWEIDKDWIVYSPRIGISISLIIQNITEVGDGIILQTPAYPMLNDVIVKNKRKIIRNPLILKNGKYEMNLSKLEEKIDKNTKIFLLCNPHNPTGKVFLREELEEIVEFCKKHNLILISDEIHCDLVFSPYKHIPITSISKDAENLGIVCNSITKTFNVPGVIASNLIIPNKQIREQVSEILDKAIIHNPNIFGAGITEEAYNKCEYWVEEVMNYIKKNKEYLEKYISEKIPQLEVIKSEGTYLVWVDYRKLNIPEEELNRILLEKAKLKIYTGSHFGEEGKGFIRVNLATPKKNIEEFLNRFYNVLKEEKLI
- a CDS encoding prepilin peptidase — encoded protein: MTLLNIIEYVSLAYIFIIDIKRKIIPERGFLILLAMGFLKALYFNYLTEWYLGICAFSMPLLFLYIVEDYVKKELIGFGDIKLMMAVGGLLRYENISETVRFYIFLYILGGIFSIFLSAYLKIRKKKTEYIAFGPFIIMTYIVFGYLNII
- a CDS encoding type II toxin-antitoxin system RelE family toxin, with the translated sequence MKISYKVKYLKKAEKFMKKNKDFGKKFFKNFSELSEDFYNNFQNFDIEYYRSIPNSFRMRIGKYRALFTVEDEIRIIEVIEINSRGDIY
- the nhaC gene encoding Na+/H+ antiporter NhaC; this encodes MKRKVSFIEAVMPIIFMILLLGIGYGIYGLRAEILMLISASLASIIAVKNGYTWDDIMNSIVNKLSKTMPAILILIIVGLLIGSWMIGGTIPMMIYYGLKIISPKFIIITSFLVTAFVSICTGTSWGSAGTVGVALMGVAAGIGAPLPVVAGAVVSGAYFGDKMSPLSDTTNLAPIAAGTTLYEHIGHMVWTTGPAFILASIVYTLIGFNISSGNAVTPEKVTIILDTLNSIFNWNLLVLLPPVIVLFGSIKKKPTIPVMLISSAIALFNAVVFQHFTLQQAFEATIDGFNISMVSGLNTENIIADIPRLLNRGGMNSMLGTVLIAFCAYGFAGAIAVTDSLDIVLKKLLKNVKSTGGLILSTLISCFVAVCVTSNGQLSILIPGEMFKNKYLSKKLHPKNLSRTLEDGATVIEPLVPWTAAGVYMATTLGVKTLEYLPWAILCYSGCIFAIIWGYSGKFIAKLDEKDKIYQEYLEEEKNKGGIENE
- a CDS encoding type 2 periplasmic-binding domain-containing protein, encoding MSEKIIFKKILFILIVVLFFSCEKEKFKMNENKNLKGYLITEKETELSIFAMDSGKALNTEWPIFKKATEMTNIRLKNVASQNQTNQTEAYNLLVSSGQLPDIVSYMDTAVLERLGMEGGLVPLEDLIEKYAPNIKKFWEQNPRYKKDAIAADGHIYVIPNYYDYFNSMPSTGYFIRKDWLKKLNLKEPETTEELYNVLTAFRDKDPNGNGKKDEIPFFFRSESPKDTIRLLVDVFKARTFWYEDSAGKIKFGAVQPEFREAIKNIAQWYKEGLIDKEIFTRGLVSRDYMLSNNIGGYTNDWFGSTASYNEKLGKNIPDFDLAFIAPPKYKNNNQTYQARTTEYGAWGISSKSKKVIEAIKYFDFWYSEEGRRLWNYGIEGSEWVLKDGKPLFTDKVLNNTEGKTALQVLKETGAQFRLGVAQDAEYERQWYPKEAVEAIDTYIKNNYVHELLPSLKYTKEEAEDFSKINTQLNAYVEEMSQKWIMGVSDVDKDWEEYIKRIEQIGLKKAEQIQQKAYDRFMK